The Thermoleophilia bacterium genome includes the window CGTAAGTTGAATAGTAATAAGGCGTTTTAGCCTCAAATTCTGCAGCACAGGTGTCAACCATCTTGTAAACCGGCTTTATGCTTAATCTTTTTCTAAAAGTCCTAACTTCTCTTTCAGTGCACTTAAAGATGTGTGCAAGCTGTCTGTCGCTGAATCCAAGCTTTTTAGCAGCGAGCAAAATCTCCTTAGGAACCTCTTCAAGTTTCTTCTCCTTCGCAATTCTTTTCAGATTTTCCTCAAAGTCAACTATGTTCTTAATCTTTTCAAGGAACCAAGGATCGATCTTCGTTAGCTCGTAGATCTCCTTTACACTAAAGCCTCTCTGGAAAGCATAGCGGATGTAAAAAATCCTATCGTGGCTTGGAAATCTCAACTTTTGAATTATTTCCTCTCTACTTGGATTTTTATCCTTTCCATCGCTACCAAGTCCAAATCTTCCGCTCTCAAGACTCCTTAAAGCCTTTTGTAGAGCCTCTTCAAACGTCCTGCCTATTGCCATTACTTCGCCAACGCTTTTCATCTGCGTTCCAAGAATTGCATTTGCGGTTGGGAATTTATCGAAG containing:
- the carB gene encoding carbamoyl phosphate synthase large subunit (four CarB-CarA dimers form the carbamoyl phosphate synthetase holoenzyme that catalyzes the production of carbamoyl phosphate; CarB is responsible for the amidotransferase activity), with translation GYTLDEIPNDITKETPASFEPTIDYVVVKVPRFAFDKFPTANAILGTQMKSVGEVMAIGRTFEEALQKALRSLESGRFGLGSDGKDKNPSREEIIQKLRFPSHDRIFYIRYAFQRGFSVKEIYELTKIDPWFLEKIKNIVDFEENLKRIAKEKKLEEVPKEILLAAKKLGFSDRQLAHIFKCTEREVRTFRKRLSIKPVYKMVDTCAAEFEAKTPYYYSTYEEENDAIPTNKKKVMILGSGPNRIGQGIEFDYCCVHAVKSLNEDGYETIM